One Stigmatella aurantiaca genomic region harbors:
- a CDS encoding carboxypeptidase regulatory-like domain-containing protein yields the protein MRKLLPLGALLLGVALPDCRPSSAPGPVPPASPPAKAGAAAPTAGRGLLTGQVRLTGTPPPPELRETTASVAAVCGDTVPDRSLAVGEEGALAHVVVALVEGASLPEEGLTPPPPVLDQRKCAYEPPILAARVGATLEVRNSDPVMHNVRAAAGAQPLFNVAMPLEGTSLRRPLPAAPGVLQVKCDVHPWMRAVIRTFDHPYFTTTDEKGRFRLEVPEGTHTVLFWHPRLPDATRSFTLEVGQTQQADQAWPVSALR from the coding sequence GTGCGCAAGCTCTTGCCCCTTGGTGCTCTCCTGCTCGGCGTGGCCCTTCCGGACTGCCGGCCCTCTTCGGCCCCGGGCCCTGTGCCGCCTGCTTCCCCTCCCGCCAAGGCGGGAGCCGCCGCCCCGACGGCCGGACGCGGCCTCCTCACCGGCCAGGTCCGGCTCACCGGTACGCCGCCTCCGCCCGAGCTGCGGGAGACCACGGCCTCGGTGGCCGCGGTGTGTGGGGACACGGTGCCCGACCGGTCCCTCGCCGTGGGCGAGGAGGGGGCCCTGGCCCATGTGGTGGTGGCGCTCGTGGAGGGCGCCTCGCTGCCCGAGGAGGGGCTCACGCCGCCGCCCCCGGTGCTGGACCAGCGCAAGTGTGCCTACGAGCCTCCCATCCTCGCCGCGCGGGTGGGCGCCACCCTGGAGGTGCGCAACTCGGACCCGGTGATGCACAACGTGCGCGCGGCCGCCGGTGCCCAGCCGCTCTTCAATGTGGCCATGCCGCTGGAGGGCACCAGCTTGCGCAGGCCCTTGCCGGCCGCCCCCGGGGTGCTGCAGGTGAAGTGCGATGTCCACCCGTGGATGCGGGCCGTGATTCGCACGTTCGACCATCCCTACTTCACGACGACGGACGAGAAGGGCCGCTTCCGCCTGGAGGTGCCCGAGGGCACCCACACGGTGCTCTTCTGGCACCCCCGGCTGCCCGACGCCACGCGCTCCTTCACCCTCGAGGTGGGGCAGACGCAGCAGGCCGACCAGGCCTGGCCTGTGAGCGCGCTGCGCTGA
- a CDS encoding AgmX/PglI C-terminal domain-containing protein gives MNFSCDKCQRRYSIADEKVRGKTVKVRCKNCQNVISVQGPPQELEESTRVVSLADVERLREQERSLAASQSAAPAASEGPWGEEEPTRAAPGRSSGVQWFVMVKSKQEGPLDEAGLSALVASGAVSARSFFWQQGMADWKRGSDVPELAGIFAPPPAPAPVPVPTPAPILSSEPVTTQARGNRGGAASRAQPEPAPQADPPWEEAPAPAAAEGGRAPWDLDPPVEAEPQHARFEPEPEPAAQAQAPWNDAPAAESSSDWNEPEQPEQPEQPWSDEAEQPTAPQRKDAGMGDLFSDLDLPLKGDGDETGPYPPEGDADPLAGVPGGQGKDGKPVEDTRHFMVQSGVTRRNPIWKVALFILVPVGLVVGGVFAADRLNFVPKVKVVNAKGETVEKSLFFSGEGVSELRDRLLGRKPPAAPVPPAEKKPQGAQKPEAAPPPANPETGKATGGLEAIYADSEKEDEGPAVREDAAAAAKGAAAKAGPPQDEVKRVVESSQGAIQGCVERELRKNPSFRGGKVMLTATVGTSGTVKKASLDRKELDKSPVGDCIKKSAKRMVFPPFEAGEDVDLEIPLVLSSGAM, from the coding sequence TTGAACTTCTCCTGTGACAAGTGTCAGCGGCGGTACTCCATCGCGGATGAAAAGGTCCGTGGGAAGACCGTCAAGGTCCGTTGCAAAAACTGCCAGAACGTCATCTCCGTCCAGGGGCCTCCCCAGGAACTGGAAGAGAGCACCCGCGTGGTGTCGCTCGCGGACGTGGAGCGGCTCCGGGAGCAGGAGCGCTCCCTGGCGGCCTCCCAATCCGCGGCCCCCGCCGCTTCGGAAGGGCCCTGGGGCGAGGAGGAGCCTACCCGCGCCGCGCCCGGCCGCTCGTCGGGCGTGCAGTGGTTCGTGATGGTGAAGAGCAAGCAGGAAGGCCCGCTGGATGAGGCGGGGCTGAGCGCGCTCGTCGCCAGCGGTGCCGTCTCCGCGCGCAGCTTCTTCTGGCAGCAGGGCATGGCCGACTGGAAGCGGGGCTCGGACGTCCCGGAGCTCGCGGGCATCTTCGCCCCGCCGCCCGCGCCTGCGCCCGTGCCTGTTCCCACGCCCGCGCCCATCCTGTCCTCGGAGCCTGTCACGACGCAGGCCCGTGGGAACCGGGGTGGGGCCGCGTCCCGGGCACAACCCGAGCCCGCCCCTCAGGCGGATCCGCCCTGGGAGGAGGCCCCCGCTCCGGCCGCCGCCGAGGGGGGCCGCGCGCCGTGGGATCTGGATCCGCCCGTGGAGGCCGAGCCCCAGCACGCCCGGTTCGAGCCGGAGCCCGAGCCCGCCGCGCAGGCCCAGGCCCCCTGGAACGATGCGCCCGCCGCGGAGTCCTCGTCCGACTGGAACGAGCCGGAGCAGCCGGAGCAGCCGGAGCAGCCCTGGAGCGACGAGGCCGAGCAGCCCACCGCCCCGCAGCGCAAGGACGCGGGCATGGGGGATCTGTTCTCCGACCTGGACCTGCCGCTCAAGGGCGATGGGGACGAGACGGGCCCCTATCCCCCGGAGGGCGACGCGGACCCGCTGGCCGGCGTGCCGGGCGGCCAGGGCAAGGATGGCAAGCCCGTCGAGGACACGCGCCACTTCATGGTGCAGTCGGGCGTCACCCGGCGCAATCCCATCTGGAAGGTGGCGCTCTTCATCCTGGTGCCGGTGGGGCTGGTGGTTGGCGGCGTCTTCGCCGCGGACCGCTTGAACTTCGTGCCCAAGGTGAAGGTGGTGAACGCCAAGGGCGAGACCGTCGAGAAGTCCCTGTTCTTCTCGGGCGAGGGCGTCAGTGAGCTGAGGGACCGGCTCCTGGGCCGCAAGCCCCCGGCCGCCCCCGTGCCCCCCGCGGAGAAGAAGCCCCAGGGGGCGCAGAAGCCGGAGGCGGCCCCGCCGCCCGCCAATCCGGAGACGGGCAAGGCCACCGGAGGGCTGGAGGCCATCTATGCGGACTCCGAGAAGGAGGATGAGGGGCCCGCCGTCCGGGAGGACGCGGCCGCCGCGGCCAAGGGCGCCGCGGCCAAGGCGGGGCCTCCGCAGGACGAGGTGAAGCGGGTGGTGGAGAGCTCCCAGGGCGCCATCCAGGGGTGTGTGGAGCGCGAGCTCCGCAAGAACCCCTCGTTCCGCGGCGGCAAGGTGATGCTCACGGCCACCGTGGGCACCTCGGGCACCGTGAAGAAGGCCTCGCTGGACCGCAAGGAGCTGGACAAGTCCCCGGTGGGCGACTGCATCAAGAAGAGCGCCAAGCGGATGGTCTTCCCCCCCTTCGAGGCCGGGGAGGATGTGGACCTGGAGATTCCGCTCGTTCTGTCCTCCGGGGCGATGTAG
- a CDS encoding DUF3006 domain-containing protein, which translates to MSQATVDRFEEGLAVLIVDGREVTRPRAGLAPGVREGDVIDLATGQVDAKATEALREEVRQARKRAARQSPPPGDFEL; encoded by the coding sequence ATGAGCCAAGCCACCGTGGATCGCTTCGAAGAGGGCCTCGCCGTGCTCATCGTGGACGGCCGCGAGGTGACGCGTCCCCGGGCCGGGCTGGCCCCAGGCGTGCGCGAGGGAGACGTCATCGACCTGGCCACGGGCCAGGTGGACGCGAAGGCCACCGAGGCCCTGCGGGAGGAGGTGCGTCAGGCCCGCAAGCGCGCGGCCCGCCAATCGCCTCCCCCCGGAGACTTCGAGCTCTAG
- a CDS encoding FYDLN acid domain-containing protein: MPAKDLGNKYVCFKCSTKFYDMKKPDPLCPKCGADQRESPALKPATEGRRGRLASTPKVIEPIEPEEPEAAESEEEEDLDSFDEEPVEAEQEEEI; the protein is encoded by the coding sequence ATGCCGGCGAAGGACCTCGGGAACAAGTACGTCTGCTTCAAGTGCAGCACGAAGTTCTACGACATGAAGAAGCCGGATCCCCTCTGCCCCAAGTGCGGAGCGGATCAGCGCGAGAGCCCGGCCCTCAAGCCGGCTACGGAAGGGCGCCGGGGCCGCTTGGCCTCCACCCCGAAGGTCATCGAGCCCATTGAGCCCGAGGAGCCGGAGGCCGCCGAGTCCGAGGAGGAGGAGGACCTGGACTCCTTCGACGAGGAGCCCGTCGAGGCCGAACAGGAAGAGGAGATTTAG